In the Glycine max cultivar Williams 82 chromosome 6, Glycine_max_v4.0, whole genome shotgun sequence genome, NNNNNNNNNNNNNNNNNNNNNNNNNNNNNNNNNNNNNNNNNNNNNNNNNNNNNNNNNNNNNNNNNNNNNNNNNNNNNNNNNNNNNNNNNNNNNNNNNNNNNNNNNNNNNNNNNNNNNNNNNNNNNNNNNNNNNNNNNNNNNNNNNNNNNNNNNNNNNNNNNNNNNNNNNNNNNNNNNNNNNNNNNNNNNNNNNNNNNNNNNNNNNNNNNNNNNNNNNNNNNNNNNNNNNNNNNNNNNNNNNNNNNNNNNNNNNNNNNNNNNNNNNNNNNNNNNNNNNNNNNNNNNNNNNNNNNNNNNNNNNNNNNNNNNNNNNNNNNNNNNNNNNNNNNNNNNNNNNNNNNNNNNNNNNNNNNNNNNNNNNNNNNNNNNNNNNNNNNNNNNNNNNNNNNNNNNNNNNNNNNNNNNNNNNNNNNNNNNNNNNNNNNNNNNNNNNNNNNNNNNNNNNNNNNNNNNNNNNNNNNNNNNNNNNNNNNNNNNNNNNNNNNNNNNNNNNNNNNNNNNNNNNNNNNNNNNNNNNNNNNNNNNNNNNNNNNNNNNNNNNNNNNNNNNNNNNNNNNNNNNNNNNNNNNNNNNNNNNNNNNNNNNNNNNNNNNNNNNNNNNNNNNNNNNNNNNNNNNNNNNNNNNNNNNNNNNNNNNNNNNNNNNNNNNNNNNNNNNNNNNNNNNNNNNNNNNNNNNNNNNNNNNNNNNNNNNNNNNNNNNNNNNNNNNNNNNNNNNNNNNNNNNNNNNNNNNNNNNNNNNNNNNNNNNNNNNNNNNNNNNNNNNNNNNNNNNNNNNNNNNNNNNNNNNNNNNNNNNNNNNNNNNNNNNNNNNNNNNNNNNNNNNNNNNNNNNNNNNNNNNNNNNNNNNNNNNNNNNNNNNNNNNNNNNNNNNNNNNNNNNNNNNNNNNNNNNNNNNNNNNNNNNNNNNNNNNNNNNNNNNNNNNNNNNNNNNNNNNNNNNNNNNNNNNNNNNNNNNNNNNNNNNNNNNNNNNNNNNNNNNNNNNNNNNNNNNNNNNNNNNNNNNNNNNNNNNNNNNNNNNNNNNNNNNNNNNNNNNNNNNNNNNNNNNNNNNNNNNNNNNNNNNNNNNNNNNNNNNNNNNNNNNNNNNNNNNNNNNNNNNNNNNNNNNNNNNNNNNNNNNNNNNNNNNNNNNNNNNNNNNNNNNNNNNNNNNNNNNNNNNNNNNNNNNNNNNNNNNNNNNNNNNNNNNNNNNNNNNNNNNNNNNNNNNNNNNNNNNNNNNNNNNNNNNNNNNNNNNNNNNNNNNNNNNNNNNNNNNNNNNNNNNNNNNNNNNNNNNNNNNNNNNNNNNNNNNNNNNNNNNNNNNNNNNNNNNNNNNNNNNNNNNNNNNNNNNNNNNNNNNNNNNNNNNNNNNNNNNNNNNNNNNNNNNNNNNNNNNNNNNNNNNNNNNNNNNNNNNNNNNNNNNNNNNNNNNNNNNNNNNNNNNNNNNNNNNNNNNNNNNNNNNNNNNNNNNNNNNNNNNNNNNNNNNNNNNNNNNNNNNNNNNNNNNNNNNNNNNNNNNNNNNNNNNNNNNNNNNNNNNNNNNNNNNNNNNNNNNNNNNNNNNNNNNNNNNNNNNNNNNNNNNNNNNNNNNNNNNNNNNNNNNNNNNNNNNNNNNNNNNNNNNNNNNNNNNNNNNNNNNNNNNNNNNNNNNNNNNNNNNNNNNNNNNNNNNNNNNNNNNNNNNNNNNNNNNNNNNNNNNNNNNNNNNNNNNNNNNNNNNNNNNNNNNNNNNNNNNNNNNNNNNNNNNNNNNNNNNNNNNNNNNNNNNNNNNNNNNNNNNNNNNNNNNNNNNNNNNNNNNNNNNNNNNNNNNNNNNNNNNNNNNNNNNNNNNNNNNNNNNNNNNNNNNNNNNNNNNNNNNNNNNNNNNNNNNNNNNNNNNNNNNNNNNNNNNNNNNNNNNNNNNNNNNNNNNNNNNNNNNNNNNNNNNNNNNNNNNNNNNNNNNNNNNNNNNNNNNNNNNNNNNNNNNNNNNNNNNNNNNNNNNNNNNNNNNNNNNNNNNNNNNNNNNNNNNNNNNNNNNNNNNNNNNNNNNNNNNNNNNNNNNNNNNNNNNNNNNNNNNNNNNNNNNNNNNNNNNNNNNNNNNNNNNNNNNNNNNNNNNNNNNNNNNNNNNNNNNNNNNNNNNNNNNNNNNNNNNNNNNNNNNNNNNNNNNNNNNNNNNNNNNNNNNNNNNNNNNNNNNNNNNNNNNNNNNNNNNNNNNNNNNNNNNNNNNNNNNNNNNNNNNNNNNNNNNNNNNNNNNNNNNNNNNNNNNNNNNNNNNNNNNNNNNNNNNNNNNNNNNNNNNNNNNNNNNNNNNNNNNNNNNNNNNNNNNNNNNNNNNNNNNNNNNNNNNNNNNNNNNNNNNNNNNNNNNNNNNNNNNNNNNNNNNNNNNNNNNNNNNNNNNNNNNNNNNNNNNNNNNNNNNNNNNNNNNNNNNNNNNNNNNNNNNNNNNNNNNNNNNNNNNNNNNNNNNNNNNNNNNNNNNNNNNNNNNNNNNNNNNNNNNNNNNNNNNNNNNNNNNNNNNNNNNNNNNNNNNNNNNNNNNNNNNNNNNNNNNNNNNNNNNNNNNNNNNNNNNNNNNNNNNNNNNNNNNNNNNNNNNNNNNNNNNNNNNNNNNNNNNNNNNNNNNNNNNNNNNNNNNNNNNNNNNNNNNNNNNNNNNNNNNNNNNNNNNNNNNNNNNNNNNNNNNNNNNNNNNNNNNNNNNNNNNNNNNNNNNNNNNNNNNNNNNNNNNNNNNNNNNNNNNNNNNNNNNNNNNNNNNNNNNNNNNNNNNNNNNNNNNNNNNNNNNNNNNNNNNNNNNNNNNNNNNNNNNNNNNNNNNNNNNNNNNNNNNNNNNNNNNNNNNNNNNNNNNNNNNNNNNNNNNNNNNNNNNNNNNNNNNNNNNNNNNNNNNNNNNNNNNNNNNNNNNNNNNNNNNNNNNNNNNNNNNNNNNNNNNNNNNNNNNNNNNNNNNNNNNNNNNNNNNNNNNNNNNNNNNNNNNNNNNNNNNNNNNNNNNNNNNNNNNNNNNNNNNNNNNNNNNNNNNNNNNNNNNNNNNNNNNNNNNNNNNNNNNNNNNNNNNNNNNNNNNNNNNNNNNNNNNNNNNNNNNNNNNNNNNNNNNNNNNNNNNNNNNNNNNNNNNNNNNNNNNNNNNNNNNNNNNNNNNNNNNNNNNNNNNNNNNNNNNNNNNNNNNNNNNNNNNNNNNNNNNNNNNNNNNNNNNNNNNNNNNNNNNNNNNNNNNNNNNNNNNNNNNNNNNNNNNNNNNNNNNNNNNNNNNNNNNNNNNNNNNNNNNNNNNNNNNNNNNNNNNNNNNNNNNNNNNNNNNNNNNNNNNNNNNNNNNNNNNNNNNNNNNNNNNNNNNNNNNNNNNNNNNNNNNNNNNNNNNNNNNNNNNNNNNNNNNNNNNNNNNNNNNNNNNNNNNNNNNNNNNNNNNNNNNNNNNNNNNNNNNNNNNNNNNNNNNNNNNNNNNNNNNNNNNNNNNNNNNNNNNNNNNNNNNNNNNNNNNNNNNNNNNNNNNNNNNNNNNNNNNNNNNNNNNNNNNNNNNNNNNNNNNNNNNNNNNNNNNNNNNNNNNNNNNNNNNNNNNNNNNNNNNNNNNNNNNNNNNNNNNNNNNNNNNNNNNNNNNNNNNNNNNNNNNNNNNNNNNNNNNNNNNNNNNNNNNNNNNNNNNNNNNNNNNNNNNNNNNNNNNNNNNNNNNNNNNNNNNNNNNNNNNNNNNNNNNNNNNNNNNNNNNNNNNNNNNNNNNNNNNNNNNNNNNNNNNNNNNNNNNNNNNNNNNNNNNNNNNNNNNNNNNNNNNNNNNNNNNNNNNNNNNNNNNNNNNNNNNNNNNNNNNNNNNNNNNNNNNNNNNNNNNNNNNNNNNNNNNNNNNNNNNNNNNNNNNNNNNNNNNNNNNNNNNNNNNNNNNNNNNNNNNNNNNNNNNNNNNNNNNNNNNNNNNNNNNNNNNNNNNNNNNNNNNNNNNNNNNNNNNNNNNNNNNNNNNNNNNNNNNNNNNNNNNNNNNNNNNNNNNNNNNNNNNNNNNNNNNNNNNNNNNNNNNNNNNNNNNNNNNNNNNNNNNNNNNNNNNNNNNNNNNNNNNNNNNNNNNNNNNNNNNNNNNNNNNNNNNNNNNNNNNNNNNNNNNNNNNNNNNNNNNNNNNNNNNNNNNNNNNNNNNNNNNNNNNNNNNNNNNNNNNNNNNNNNNNNNNNNNNNNNNNNNNNNNNNNNNNNNNNNNNNNNNNNNNNNNNNNNNNNNNNNNNNNNNNNNNNNNNNNNNNNNNNNNNNNNNNNNNNNNNNNNNNNNNNNNNNNNNNNNNNNNNNNNNNNNNNNNNNNNNNNNNNNNNNNNNNNNNNNNNNNNNNNNNNNNNNNNNNNNNNNNNNNNNNNNNNNNNNNNNNNNNNNNNNNNNNNNNNNNNNNNNNNNNNNNNNNNNNNNNNNNNNNNNNNNNNNNNNNNNNNNNNNNNNNNNNNNNNNNNNNNNNNNNNNNNNNNNNNNNNNNNNNNNNNNNNNNNNNNNNNNNNNNNNNNNNNNNNNNNNNNNNNNNNNNNNNNNNNNNNNNNNNNNNNNNNNNNNNNNNNNNNNNNNNNNNNNNNNNNNNNNNNNNNNNNNNNNNNNNNNNNNNNNNNNNNNNNNNNNNNNNNNNNNNNNNNNNNNNNNNNNNNNNNNNNNNNNNNNNNNNNNNNNNNNNNNNNNNNNNNNNNNNNNNNNNNNNNNNNNNNNNNNNNNNNNNNNNNNNNNNNNNNNNNNNNNNNNNNNNNNNNNNNNNNNNNNNNNNNNNNNNNNNNNNNNNNNNNNNNNNNNNNNNNNNNNNNNNNNNNNNNNNNNNNNNNNNNNNNNNNNNNNNNNNNNNNNNNNNNNNNNNNNNNNNNNNNNNNNNNNNNNNNNNNNNNNNNNNNNNNNNNNNNNNNNNNNNNNNNNNNNNNNNNNNNNNNNNNNNNNNNNNNNNNNNNNNNNNNNNNNNNNNNNNNNNNNNNNNNNNNNNNNNNNNNNNNNNNNNNNNNNNNNNNNNNNNNNNNNNNNNNNNNNNNNNNNNNNNNNNNNNNNNNNNNNNNNNNNNNNNNNNNNNNNNNNNNNNNNNNNNNNNNNNNNNNNNNNNNNNNNNNNNNNNNNNNNNNNNNNNNNNNNNNNNNNNNNNNNNNNNNNNNNNNNNNNNNNNNNNNNNNNNNNNNNNNNNNNNNNNNNNNNNNNNNNNNNNNNNNNNNNNNNNNNNNNNNNNNNNNNNNNNNNNNNNNNNNNNNNNNNNNNNNNNNNNNNNNNNNNNNNNNNNNNNNNNNNNNNNNNNNNNNNNNNNNNNNNNNNNNNNNNNNNNNNNNNNNNNNNNNNNNNNNNNNNNNNNNNNNNNNNNNNNNNNNNNNNNNNNNNNNNNNNNNNNNNNNNNNNNNNNNNNNNNNNNNNNNNNNNNNNNNNNNNNNNNNNNNNNNNNNNNNNNNNNNNNNNNNNNNNNNNNNNNNNNNNNNNNNNNNNNNNNNNNNNNNNNNNNNNNNNNNNNNNNNNNNNNNNNNNNNNNNNNNNNNNNNNNNNNNNNNNNNNNNNNNNNNNNNNNNNNNNNNNNNNNNNNNNNNNNNNNNNNNNNNNNNNNNNNNNNNNNNNNNNNNNNNNNNNNNNNNNNNNNNNNNNNNNNNNNNNNNNNNNNNNNNNNNNNNNNNNNNNNNNNNNNNNNNNNNNNNNNNNNNNNNNNNNNNNNNNNNNNNNNNNNNNNNNNNNNNNNNNNNNNNNNNNNNNNNNNNNNNNNNNNNNNNNNNNNNNNNNNNNNNNNNNNNNNNNNNNNNNNNNNNNNNNNNNNNNNNNNNNNNNNNNNNNNNNNNNNNNNNNNNNNNNNNNNNNNNNNNNNNNNNNNNNNNNNNNNNNNNNNNNNNNNNNNNNNNNNNNNNNNNNNNNNNNNNNNNNNNNNNNNNNNNNNNNNNNNNNNNNNNNNNNNNNNNNNNNNNNNNNNNNNNNNNNNNNNNNNNNNNNNNNNNNNNNNNNNNNNNNNNNNNNNNNNNNNNNNNNNNNNNNNNNNNNNNNNNNNNNNNNNNNNNNNNNNNNNNNNNNNNNNNNNNNNNNNNNNNNNNNNNNNNNNNNNNNNNNNNNNNNNNNNNNNNNNNNNNNNNNNNNNNNNNNNNNNNNNNNNNNNNNNNNNNNNNNNNNNNNNNNNNNNNNNNNNNNNNNNNNNNNNNNNNNNNNNNNNNNNNNNNNNNNNNNNNNNNNNNNNNNNNNNNNNNNNNNNNNNNNNNNNNNNNNNNNNNNNNNNNNNNNNNNNNNNNNNNNNNNNNNNNNNNNNNNNNNNNNNNNNNNNNNNNNNNNNNNNNNNNNNNNNNNNNNNNNNNNNNNNNNNNNNNNNNNNNNNNNNNNNNNNNNNNNNNNNNNNNNNNNNNNNNNNNNNNNNNNNNNNNNNNNNNNNNNNNNNNNNNNNNNNNNNNNNNNNNNNNNNNNNNNNNNNNNNNNNNNNNNNNNNNNNNNNNNNNNNNNNNNNNNNNNNNNNNNNNNNNNNNNNNNNNNNNNNNNNNNNNNNNNNNNNNNNNNNNNNNNNNNNNNNNNNNNNNNNNNNNNNNNNNNNNNNNNNNNNNNNNNNNNNNNNNNNNNNNNNNNNNNNNNNNNNNNNNNNNNNNNNNNNNNNNNNNNNNNNNNNNNNNNNNNNNNNNNNNNNNNNNNNNNNNNNNNNNNNNNNNNNNNNNNNNNNNNNNNNNNNNNNNNNNNNNNNNNNNNNNNNNNNNNNNNNNNNNNNNNNNNNNNNNNNNNNNNNNNNNNNNNNNNNNNNNNNNNNNNNNNNNNNNNNNNNNNNNNNNNNNNNNNNNNNNNNNNNNNNNNNNNNNNNNNNNNNNNNNNNNNNNNNNNNNNNNNNNNNNNNNNNNNNNNNNNNNNNNNNNNNNNNNNNNNNNNNNNNNNNNNNNNNNNNNNNNNNNNNNNNNNNNNNNNNNNNNNNNNNNNNNNNNNNNNNNNNNNNNNNNNNNNNNNNNNNNNNNNNNNNNNNNNNNNNNNNNNNNNNNNNNNNNNNNNNNNNNNNNNNNNNNNNNNNNNNNNNNNNNNNNNNNNNNNNNNNNNNNNNNNNNNNNNNNNNNNNNNNNNNNNNNNNNNNNNNNNNNNNNNNNNNNNNNNNNNNNNNNNNNNNNNNNNNNNNNNNNNNNNNNNNNNNNNNNNNNNNNNNNNNNNNNNNNNNNNNNNNNNNNNNNNNNNNNNNNNNNNNNNNNNNNNNNNNNNNNNNNNNNNNNNNNNNNNNNNNNNNNNNNNNNNNNNNNNNNNNNNNNNNNNNNNNNNNNNNNNNNNNNNNNNNNNNNNNNNNNNNNNNNNNNNNNNNNNNNNNNNNNNNNNNNNNNNNNNNNNNNNNNNNNNNNNNNNNNNNNNNNNNNNNNNNNNNNNNNNNNNNNNNNNNNNNNNNNNNNNNNNNNNNNNNNNNNNNNNNNNNNNNNNNNNNNNNNNNNNNNNNNNNNNNNNNNNNNNNNNNNNNNNNNNNNNNNNNNNNNNNNNNNNNNNNNNNNNNNNNNNNNNNNNNNNNNNNNNNNNNNNNNNNNNNNNNNNNNNNNNNNNNNNNNNNNNNNNNNNNNNNNNNNNNNNNNNNNNNNNNNNNNNNNNNNNNNNNNNNNNNNNNNNNNNNNNNNNNNNNNNNNNNNNNNNNNNNNNNNNNNNNNNNNNNNNNNNNNNNNNNNNNNNNNNNNNNNNNNNNNNNNNNNNNNNNNNNNNNNNNNNNNNNNNNNNNNNNNNNNNNNNNNNNNNNNNNNNNNNNNNNNNNNNNNNNNNNNNNNNNNNNNNNNNNNNNNNNNNNNNNNNNNNNNNNNNNNNNNNNNNNNNNNNNNNNNNNNNNNNNNNNNNNNNNNNNNNNNNNNNNNNNNNNNNNNNNNNNNNNNNNNNNNNNNNNNNNNNNNNNNNNNNNNNNNNNNNNNNNNNNNNNNNNNNNNNNNNNNNNNNNNNNNNNNNNNNNNNNNNNNNNNNNNNNNNNNNNNNNNNNNNNNNNNNNNNNNNNNNNNNNNNNNNNNNNNNNNNNNNNNNNNNNNNNNNNNNNNNNNNNNNNNNNNNNNNNNNNNNNNNNNNNNNNNNNNNNNNNNNNNNNNNNNNNNNNNNNNNNNNNNNNNNNNNNNNNNNNNNNNNNNNNNNNNNNNNNNNNNNNNNNNNNNNNNNNNNNNNNNNNNNNNNNNNNNNNNNNNNNNNNNNNNNNNNNNNNNNNNNNNNNNNNNNNNNNNNNNNNNNNNNNNNNNNNNNNNNNNNNNNNNNNNNNNNNNNNNNNNNNNNNNNNNNNNNNNNNNNNNNNNNNNNNNNNNNNNNNNNNNNNNNNNNNNNNNNNNNNNNNNNNNNNNNNNNNNNNNNNNNNNNNNNNNNNNNNNNNNNNNNNNNNNNNNNNNNNNNNNNNNNNNNNNNNNNNNNNNNNNNNNNNNNNNNNNNNNNNNNNNNNNNNNNNNNNNNNNNNNNNNNNNNNNNNNNNNNNNNNNNNNNNNNNNNNNNNNNNNNNNNNNNNGGTCAGTGCGAGAGTCAATTATAGTTAATCAAATCACcattgatataattaaataacaccaAACTtagttcatttttcttattcgTTTTCAACCACACTAATGGGAAAGGTTCAagtatgaaaagaaaatgaattcaTCAAAGCATAAAACATTAAGCCATATGATGTGATATCAGTGTGTGCAGTACGTGCAAGTTATTCCATTCTATGATTCTATACAAACCAAAGTTGTCCTAATCTTGGAATCTCAAAGACTAAAGAGAAGTAGAGTTATTATTCGACGAGGACATGAGAAATGGGAGAATACAGTGACCAAATCAAAAAAgaataacaagataaaaattactaaaactttAACCAAAAAGAATAgaataattaaagatttaaaGGAGTGAGGGCGATAAGGCTAGCCAGTGTAGATATGCACACCAATAGCAACAAGAAAGATGGTAATGAGACCAAAGAAGATGATTGTGTGGACCAAGATAGACACTGCCCTGGTTTGCATGTTCCCAAACTCCACCACTTTGCTCTTCCCTGGCAATTGAAACAGAAGACCAGGGCTTAGCAACACAAACAACACCACTGCTATCACCATTGGACCCCAATCcaccattatatatatatatatatatatatgtgtgtgtgtgtgtgtgtgtgtgtgtgtgtgtgtgtgtgtgtgtgtgtgtgtgtgtgtgtgtgtgtgtgtgtgtgtgtgtgtgtgtgttatgaGGGATTACTTGCTTCTTGCTCCTTAATTTACAACACAGACAAAGGTATATTAGACAATAGaaagctagctagctagctatacAACGTTATACACATGATCTAGTAGTGTTCAATCAATATTGCTAGTAATATAGGGAAATTGAAGATGATCGatcttagaataaaaaaaatccaagcgaATGGAAATTGAATAGGCATAACTCAAGcaagaaataaattagaaagaGCTACCTAGCTAGCTAGCATCAACTAAATAAAGAAATAGCTTAATTTCGTTTAGGTGCATGCCATAGTCAGTCTGTGGTGGGGTGCATTATTGAGTGATGTTTAAGCAAGCAACCATATACGTGCCAGCATATCCTAAATCTAGTGTTTTGGTGTGGCTTTTCATTAATGGAACTTGCTAGCAAGATAAGATcgaatcaattgattttttttgtctctgtAGTTGAAAAGCGACTAATGAATAACATATTTGTGTTGAGTAGGTGGACACGTTACCCTGTAGCCTCAGCAAcgagattaattaaattattttcttgtttgtaTAAGAGAAATTAAGAGTTTTGAGATTTGATGGACatcttttaagaaataaatagaaattgatataaaaaaatttattatttaaaaaggatGTAATGAAAACAATATGTAAATACAACAATCTATGTGAATTTATCGTATATTTAATCAAAGATATTACACAAATAGATGGGGACTAAGTTTATtctttgaataatttattttattgggaaaataagctatgtattatcaattataaaatgGTTTTATACAATCAATTCATCATAAATTTATTGAGTTTTATAATAatcactttaaaattattattaatgacaattttttattgattaatatcatttatgactattaaactctattttatttaataactagttatatgtgtaattttaatagttcaatcattaaatattttaatattatatcaaCTACGAATGCACaccaaatttataataaattagacACTTATAATTAGATCATCTTGTTAAAGTAGTTACTATTACAAAGTTGAATAACGTATATTGATACTATTACAAAGTTGGAAGACAATTCCAAATGACCCAGTCCCCACAATGCATTCTGCCATGTAACTTTTAGTCTAAAAGAATCatcaacataaacataaaattttcaaagattTAGCATGGATCAGAGGTGAAATAATCTAAATCCCATagcatttaaaaatcaaagttacatttttaacaaactcggtatctaaaaaaaataatcttaatagCTCTTTTCTGGAAAAATGGGTTTAACAAAAAAAGGTACCTGTTTGGGCTTCCCATTTTTTCCTCCAACTGTAGTGGATATGATGTGACCATTCAGCGGGAAACACAACCTATTATGCTACTTAAACAACTTAAAACAACATAACACTAACAGCCAGCAGTGAAGTAGAGCAACATtgaatattgaaaaattaaccAGAAACTAAAGTAAAAGGGCAATATGGAAATCAAGTTGAATCtagaaaataacaaacaaaagatCATAACAAAAATCAAGACCAAATCATGAAAAATCTTTATCATTACACACCCAGTTCAGAACTTCTCTCCAGGCcacaaataaataactaaattcaatcttttataaaataaaaaaacggaCAACAAACCCAGTTTTGGACAATGACTGTTTTGGACAACAAACCCAGTGCATTTCCATTTCCCACACATGTACAGCCTGTGAAGACACAGAAATATAGATGTACAGCAAGAAATAATGTCCACGGGTAGTGACAACATATAAGACACAAATCATCTATTTAGATAATCTTCCATTCAAGCAAAATCGTCTATTTAGATACAatcatatcatatatcatatatcataCAATTAACAATTTGAATCACATCTACTCTCACCCATTAATCATCTAAAAGCAAGTTAAGTATTATTGGCTCAATTAAGCTTCATGCTAAGTGGGTTTTTCTGTGAATTGACTTACCAGTCACGTTAGAACTGAGCTGATGATGAATTCACAATCTTCTAAAGCCTGATTGATctgaaaaataatatcataacttttaaattttatgaaagtgCAAAGTTAATTGGGCGAGTGTCAAAGTTTGATCTCATTAAGAAATGGATTTCTAGAAGACACGCCACATcacatgataaatataatatgttagaaatataatatgaaaaaaatacatgatgtactatatttaggttttttttcttttttatttatgattttctaatttatagATAAATTTAGTATATGAAGTTGCAATCCAGCTGAGTGTAAAAGTACAGAGATTTCgcctaaagatatttttaatacacataaattataaaatccaATTAATTTGTTACAAATTGGGCTTGAGAACTAATCTATATAAAGTGTGCTTGTAAAACCGTTTAATCCTCCATTACACACGTTTCAAGATACCAACACAAAAGCAACACACTTgttgctttttttaaaaatattggttaTGTTTGGAAAAACAATAACCCAAACACACATTATGTGATCCACCTTACCTCAAGCACTAGATTAATCTAAGTTGCAAGGGTTATCACACCTCAACTAGGAACACAATTACTATACTTAATTCTTCCAATTTGATATTCAACATTCTCTGTTATTAAATGTTCGTGCATTTTATCTTTATTCAATTCAGCTGGAATTGATTTTTCCTTCACTTAACTTAAActattttgtataatatttaaaacCACAAGGTTCTTAATTTGCTTTCTAATACCTTCACTCAATACAGGCCCTTAAATTCTATGCAAATCAAAGACAATAATTTGATCAACTGGTGGAGATTTCTGTTGTTACTTTGGTCATAGATGGTGGCTGTGAAAATGGATTTTCCCTTTGTTCTTGCTTCAAAataccataaataaaataacaatctgACAACTTAATTGTGTTCTGCAAGTCTGTCACCCAACCTATATATCACTATAACTTTCGCTCCATAACACATACTGCCTAATccaaaattaatatgaaaataacttCTTAACAACATCCTAACACGGAATTATTACTGCCAAATTCAGAACTTCATCAGAGACCCAGTGCCCAAGACTCCCACTTAGTGGGATTTGGGAGGGTAGATGTACGCAACCTTATCCTCATAAGCGAAGAGGCTGTTTCTAAGATTTGAATCTGTGGGCCATGAGCTCCAGGTCACAAGGTAGCAGCTTTAGCGTTGTGCTAAAGTTCACCCTCATGACAAATAATGGAGAAAATAATaggaaattttagaattttacttAAGTGATCGAGAAAGAAAACATTAATGATTTTTCCATCTCCTTGGCATGAGCAATGTTGTTGCACTGCTTTCCTTTATCAAATTATTTGCTTTTGTGATAGAAAATGATAGTTAGGCTTCCCATGAGGGGCACATATGAACTTTGAAATAAGATTATCAATCCAAAGCCTAGAAGAAAGCTTGCAAAACCTTCAGACAAAGAATCAAGCTTTTCTTAATGCAATTAGGATGAAatgatctctctctctcctagctagctagctagcagAAATATTGGTGTGTAATCTCGTCCGaacaaaattattatgattaaataatatatggGATATGGGCAGGAATAGGATTATAGCAACAAAATGTGACTTGTAGCTTAACAGGGAATGGTGCTAACTCTTATAATTGTAACATACGTAAATGttatgtatataataatttgatcAGCAATATCATATTTGTGAGCTATACAATATAATCCAGATGTACAGAAATTTACAGTCCCTTAATATTTTAAGACTACTCATATAATTCATTTTGCAAGGAGATAATAtcaataagctatgaaaatacTGAGAAAgttctgaaattttaaatttatgcatcAGAAGCACAAGGTTTGAacaattttcctagattatggTTCTTCAGTTGCAGTGAGAAATCCTTTTGGTCATTTTCTTTTGGTCCACAATCTTCTACaatatacttatatttatatctattttagGCCCTTTCTTGCATGTTTGCTGGTGACTTCAGGATGgtttttattgtgtttaattatattttaattgttatctaCTTTTAAAATTGTAGTCTCTGTAAACTATTTTTTCCCCATTAATCAGGTGATGCTGCAAAAGCACAATGCAGAAGCACATATGATTCAATATAGAAATGGATTGCATTGCACTGCTAGGATATTGAAGACTGAAGGAGTATGGCTAATTGACCTTTAACTTCCAAAGGATAAAAATGGGTTATTCCCAATTCCACATAGGAATATGACATATTGATAACTGCTAATTCATATCAATGCTGGTTGATATGCTTTCTTGTGTATAAAAGCTGGAAGCCAGGTCAGGGGTAGTTTATCATTATGTAGGCATGTAGTGGGCTCATTACTTGAATTCATCTGGTAATTTagattgaatattttattaattatcagACCATCACATCATTTAATAAGTAATAAAGTTATTTGGCCATTTGATATTTGTGTTCTATTTCTGGAGTTTGATTGTAGGGGCTcactaaattttgttttgaaagctATCTTCCTATTTGTTTTGAAACCTATTGATTATGAaatgttttgttaattatttgtaaaaacTGGCTATGCTTAACTTCACTTATTCAGTAAAGTCAGAAGGCACATATGTCCAAATgtcatattttccttttt is a window encoding:
- the LOC106798975 gene encoding uncharacterized protein, with the protein product MVDWGPMVIAVVLFVLLSPGLLFQLPGKSKVVEFGNMQTRAVSILVHTIIFFGLITIFLVAIGVHIYTG